The sequence ACGTGAACCAGCTCCTGTACCGCCGCTGGTTTCCACAAGTGTTTCTTGACGAGCACCAGATGGGCTCCACGGGACCGCGGATGTTCGTGCCGCCGCAGACCGATCCCCTCGCACCCGAAGTGCACTCCATGATCTTTCGCCTGGCTGACCTGCTGGGCACGCAGATGAGTCTACGGCTGGAAGAGGCAGGCAAGCTGGGCGTAGGCCACAACATGATCTACGACTCGTATTGGCCCGGTGCAACCCGCAACACGGCCTGGTGGAAGAACGTGACCGGTCTGCTCACCGAGGTTGCCAGTGCGCGCATCGCCTCGCCCATCTACATCGAGCCGGGCGAGCTCACAGGGCAGGGCAAGGGGCTGCCCGAGTACACCCGCCGGGCCAACTTTCCATCGCCGTGGCGGGGCGGATGGTGGCGCCTCTGGGACATTATCGATTACGAGCTGATCGCTACGTGGAGCTTGGTCGAATCGTGTTCGCGCTATCGTGCCGATCTGCTACGCGGCTTCTACCGGATGGGGCGGGAGGCCGCAGAAGCCGGCCGGCGCCGTGCCCCGTATGCCTGGGTGATTCCTCCCAAACAGCACGACCCGGTGGCGGCCGGAAAGCTCGTCGACCTGCTGGCGCGTCACGGTGTGCGAGTGCACGAGGCACGCGAGCCCCTGCGCGTCGGCGCGGCCAGCTACCCTGCGGGCACGCCGGTGATTCCGGCGGCCCAGCCTTACCGCGCCTTTCTCCTCACGATGCTGCGACCGCAGCGCTATCCCGAGGTAGTGCCCTATGCGGGCGGTCCCGTCATTCCTCCCTACGACGTGACGGCCTGGTCGCTGCCCATCCTGATGGGGGTGGACGTCGTGGAGGCGGATTCTCCGGTCGAGGCCAAGCTGGCGCCCAAGCGAGACTCGACCGCCCCGGCTCGTCTCGCGTCGGGACCCGGGGGCTATCTGATATCGCACGCGGCGGACACCGTGTTCACCGCGCTCAATCGCCTGCTCAAGCAGCGCCGCAAGGCCTACTGGCTCAAGCAAGCCCCCGCGGGTGGCGCGGTCGGTGAGGTTTATCTGCCGCCCGAAGGGCTGTCGCGGCAGGCGCTGGCCGAGCTCGCGAGCGGACTGTCGCTGCGGATCAAGCCTTTGGCGAAGAAACCGACCGGAGCGGCTTACGCGGTCGGCCGGACCCGGGTCGGCCTGTACAAGCCCTGGGTTGCGAGCATGGACGAGGGCTGGACCCGGTGGCTGCTCGAGCAGTACGAGTTCGATTTCGTTACCCTGGACAACGCGGCATTCCGCGGCGGCGGTTTCGGCAAGGGTGTCGATGTGCTGCTGTTTCCCGACGTCAACCGCCACATCATCGCGATGGGAGAGCTGGACTGCAAGGGCAAGGCCGATCCGCGTTGCGAGCGCCGGCGTCGTCGCTGGACTCCGCTGCCACCCCCTTACGCCGGTGGAATCGATGGCGACGCGAACGGAAAACTGGAAAGGCCAGGTGGCAAGAAGATAGCGGCCTGGATCCGCCGGGGCGGAACGCTCGTCGCGCTGGATTCTTCCACCGAGTACTTTATCCAGTTGCTCAAGCTGCCCGTCGTAAACGCGCTCGACGGTGTCGCCCGAGACGAGTTCCACTGTCCCGGATCCATGCTCCGGCTGCTGGTTGACACGACCCATCCGCTGGGATTCGGCATGCGCAACAAGGAAGCCGGCTACTTCGCCACCTCGCCGGCTTTCAGAACGTTCATACCGCACGCTGGCTTTCGGCGGCGCGTAGTTGCGCGCTATCCCGGCGACGAGCGGGACATCCTGGTGAGCGGATACCTCAAGGGTGGAAAGCTGCTCGAGCGGCGGGCCGCCGTCGTGGAGTTGAGGGTCGGCAAGGGTAGGGTGGTTCTGATCGGCTTCCGCGCGCAACATCGGGCCCAGCCGCACCGGACCTTCAAGCTGCTGTTCAATTCCCTCTACCTGCCACGATTGCGGGAGGTCGTCCTGTAGCATGCCACAGCCCAGGAAGCAGCGCGTGGCTGTGCACTGGAGAATCCTGATCGGGCTCGCCTTGGGGGTGGCGCTAGGCGCCGTGCTCAACGTCGCGGGCCCGCCCCTCGTTGAGGCGGCCGGTGAAGGGGCCGGCCGAGCAGCTGTCGACTTCTTGGTTTCGTTGAACGCTTTCGTGGGGGATCTCTTTCTGCAGGCGTTGCGCTTCATAGCCGTTCCCATCGTGCTCTTTTCTCTGGTAGGGGGCGCCGCAAGCCTCAACGACCTGACCAAGCTCAGCCGAATCGGTACCAAGACGATGGTCATCTACCTGATGACCACGGCGGTGGCCATCAGCTCGGGTCTCGCGATCGCCAACCTGGTTCAGCCCGGCGGGTTCGTACCGGCGGCCATGCGCGACACGCTGGCGAAGGGTTCCACGGCGGCTGTGGCGGATCGTATCGAGGCCGCCGTCGCGAAGGACCTGTGGCAAACGTTCCTCGACATGGTTCCCGCCAATCCCTTCGCAGCACTCGCGGAGGGCAACATGCTGCAGGTGGTGGTTTCGGCCCTGCTCATCGGCATCGCGCTCACGCTGATTCCGGAGGCGAAGGCTGCGCCGATC is a genomic window of Pseudomonadota bacterium containing:
- a CDS encoding M14 family metallopeptidase; its protein translation is MLRAALTVVVLCLGQLSRAIPARAQPATSPKVFFGKQLGQDRFLAPYPKVLRYLRHLAASSERISIESAGRSTLGNEMPVVVLTSARNQKRLGHYRQIARQLANPDRLPPAKAAELVQEGKVIVLVTCTIHSTEVGCTQMASEFAHQFAVATDPIVKRWMDDVILLLMPSINPDGQIMVVDWYNKHLGTQYEGGRMPWLYHQYVGHDTNRDFYMLTQKETRNVNQLLYRRWFPQVFLDEHQMGSTGPRMFVPPQTDPLAPEVHSMIFRLADLLGTQMSLRLEEAGKLGVGHNMIYDSYWPGATRNTAWWKNVTGLLTEVASARIASPIYIEPGELTGQGKGLPEYTRRANFPSPWRGGWWRLWDIIDYELIATWSLVESCSRYRADLLRGFYRMGREAAEAGRRRAPYAWVIPPKQHDPVAAGKLVDLLARHGVRVHEAREPLRVGAASYPAGTPVIPAAQPYRAFLLTMLRPQRYPEVVPYAGGPVIPPYDVTAWSLPILMGVDVVEADSPVEAKLAPKRDSTAPARLASGPGGYLISHAADTVFTALNRLLKQRRKAYWLKQAPAGGAVGEVYLPPEGLSRQALAELASGLSLRIKPLAKKPTGAAYAVGRTRVGLYKPWVASMDEGWTRWLLEQYEFDFVTLDNAAFRGGGFGKGVDVLLFPDVNRHIIAMGELDCKGKADPRCERRRRRWTPLPPPYAGGIDGDANGKLERPGGKKIAAWIRRGGTLVALDSSTEYFIQLLKLPVVNALDGVARDEFHCPGSMLRLLVDTTHPLGFGMRNKEAGYFATSPAFRTFIPHAGFRRRVVARYPGDERDILVSGYLKGGKLLERRAAVVELRVGKGRVVLIGFRAQHRAQPHRTFKLLFNSLYLPRLREVVL